gaatattttaattcttctcttgataaataaatttttctttcagcTTTTTCTTGAATGCCAAACAGAAATCATTCTCCAGTCATGAGTGTCtagcttctttctttctttctcagaAGATGAATGAACTAGAGATAAACTCCTTGTGAGATTGTACACTACTTGATCTAAAAGTGGATATTTTCTTAGTTGAATTGATTAGTTAATTTTCTCTCCTAATGGTCTCGGATAGGAATTATAGAATTTGCTTGATAGATTCATCCAATGCTTGATTGGTAGATTTGGGAAAATTGTGTAGGCTCATTGTAAACTTATTGGAACTTGACCAGAGATGAATTAAGTGTAATCAATTAATCGATGAAATTGAAaagtttaatttgaaatttgatttggCCTGAGACTTAATGATAAATCTAAAATCAATTCAGTGAAGATTCCAAGATCTTTAAACTAACTTGACGAATAGCTTCATGTTGTGAATCAAAATACATGGAGAccgatctctctctctctcttcctctcaaACACTTTAGtgcaatatttattttcttcctctatATCTTCAAAACCTTCTCCTAGAATCTTCAAATGAAAATATGTTCTATTAATTGCACCAATAGaatcatgaaaaattaaatatgtggATAAGTTCATTTAGTAATTATGTTATGACCTTAAAGTATTGGAATGTTGATGAATATGGCTTAAATTAATTAGgctaaaatctatttttaattattctatgaGGAATCTCATGTTCATTTTGTTGGACTAACAATTTGATTTATAAAGTGATACAATTTAATGATCTTATCATCACCTCACccctaaaaatgataaatttgtctaaaaaaaaaatatcttagcAGATTCAATGATCTTAATTACTTTCAATAGATAAGACTTTATGCACTTTCAACAAAGTAACTTAATTGTCTCTCCATATTTAAAAGTGATAAATTTGTCTAAGAAATACTTTTTTCGCAGATTCAATGATTTTAATTACTTTCGACGAATAAGACTTTATCTTGTAAGATCTTTTCATCTTTATGCACTTTCAACAAAGTAACTTAATCGTCCGTCCACCTCTAAAAATGACAAATTCATCTTAGAAATACTTGTTTTGTAGATTCAATGATCTTGATTACTTTTAACGGATAAGACTTTATCATGTAAGGTCTTATCGTCTTTATGTACTTACAAAGTAACTTTATCATCTCTCCAACCCTAAAAATGACAAATTCATCTAAGAAATACTTCCTTTGCAGATTCAATgatcttaattaatttcttaGAAGTATTTCGTACAATGATTCTTATAGCTAGGAGGAAGTATCATGCATAAAATTGGGTATGGGGTCTTGCTCATAGAAGCATGACTCATAGAGATTAGGCCTTACCTATGGGGGCATTAAGCATGGCAATTTTATCTAATTAAATTCCCACATGACAAAGAtcagaaaaataataaacaaaacttGTAATAGACTAATAgcttttcttcatcattttcagTGAACTTGCACAGACGTCAAGCAAAGGGAAGACAACAACCACGTGGAGTTCACCTCGTTGCTTTTGTTTAGAAGAGAGTACTTGAACCCCACGTCTCTACAGAACAAGCTAAGCTTTAAAAGTCTCTCTTCATGCATGTATTGACCATCTTTGGAAGGTTGTGgaactatattttttgtttcttggtaGATCTTCAATAGTCAGTAGCTTTGGCATCTTCCATTGATCACAATCTCTTTCTCTTACCACGATAGAAGACAATGAGTAATGGTTCAAATGGCTTGTAGTCCAATTTATTTCTCCATATATTCTCAAATATAGTATGAAAACAATACATTATATGTATTAGATGTGTTATGGAGCATGAAATATTCACACAATTGTTAGTTCTGGGAAAGCACGAAAGAAAagaatgttaagaaaaattattttttggtatttgattatattacaaaaaataaaataaaaaatgaaatataattaaattggattagaaatttatttattttcaaattatttcatttttatattgaagagttaaaataaataaaataaacttaaagcagcatataaaaataatttatcgactttaaatttgttttttttttttttttgtttttttacttttcctttctattttctttcccctaTATATACCCTCTAATTTTTCGAGAACCGAATATAgcctaaaataaaaaagttaaaccgCATGTAGCTTACACAATTTTCTCGATCCATTCAATCTCTTAATTAAATTgcttttgtaattattttctaCTATCTTACTATTAAtaatattcaattataaaatcctTTTGCTACCAGTGATATTCTTACTATATAATCCCCAATTGCACTAAGTATAGATTAGAATTAAAGTTGACTCGTTGgtcatatatatttatgttatattaATATCTTAGATTTAGGTTTTGTTTGAcaaccttttttaaaaatagtttttttaataataaaatgaaaaaacatgtttgataactaaaaaatacaaacaattttttattttcaaaaacaaaaaataagatgttttacgaaacatcttttaattgtttttagttatttttactcatttatttgaaaagtaattatacaaatataaaagatgattaaaaataaaatatcacgtataaaaattattttaaaaatatatttaataacataaaaaataaattaaaaatatttcaaaatttcaaataaattttgattttataaaacgtAAGAaagtattctaaaaaattataaccatATTGGGAAAGACTTCAACAATATTGGGTTCTCCTAAATGATGAAAGGCTTTGAAGAGTTTGAAATCAACGCATCAGCATTCAAAGCGAGTGTTTTCACCGACTTCAGGTCCTAATTTTCCATCCTTCTATGGTGTCTGCTCTTCCCTATTATCCGCATTTCATGACACCTGTCTCATCCTCTACACTATATCTATCCATCACCTAATCAAATTGAGTGCAAAGTCTCGATGGATGCTAGACAGAGCGATGGTATTAGTGTCCTAATGTTCCCATGGTTGGCTCATGGTCACATATCTCCCTTCCTACAGCTGGCTAAGAAGCTTTCGAAGAGAAACTTCAGCATATATTTCTGCTCTACGCCTGTTAACCTCGACCCCATCAGAGGAAAACTCAGTGAAAGCTATTCTCTCTCAATCCAACTAGTAGAACTTCGTCTTCCATCCTTGCCTGAGCTTCCTCCTCACTACCACACAACCAATGGCCTCCCGCCCCATCTCATGCCCACTCTCAAAATGGCCTTTGACATGGCAAGCCCCAACTTCTCCAACATCCTCAAGACCCTCCACCCGGATTTACTTATTTATGACTTCCTCCAACCATGGGCACCGGCAGCTGCTTCATCGCTTAATATCCCGGCCGTTCAGTTCCTGAGCACCGGAGCAACACTGCAATCTTTTCTGGCTCATCGCCACAGGAAACCGGGTATTGAATTCCCTTTTCAGGAGATTCACCTTCCAGATTATGAGATTGGTAGGCTCAACCGTTTTCTTGAACCTTCGGCAGGTAGAATCAGTGACAGAGATCGTGCCAACCAATGCTTAGAGCGGTCATCTAAGTTCAGTTTGATCAAGAGTTTCAGAGAGATAGAGGCAAAATACCTTGACTATGTATCTGATTTGACTAAGAAGAAGATGGTAACCGTTGGTCCACTTCTTCAAGGCCCGGAAGACGAAGATGAGGCAACAGACATTGTTGAATGGCTTAACAAGAAGTGTGAAGCTTCAGCCGTGTTTGTTTCATTTGGCAGTGAGTATTTTGTGTCCAAGGAGGAGATGGAAGAGATAGCCCATGGGCTTGAGCATAGCAACGTAGACTTCATATGGGTTGTTAGATTTCCAATGGGAGAGAAAATCAGGCTTGAAGATGCACTACCACAAGGGTTCCTCCACAGGCTAGGAGATAGAGGAATGGTTGTGGAAGGATGGGCACCACAGAGAAAAATTCTAGGCCATTCAAGCATAGCGGGGTTTGTGAGTCACTGTGGATGGAGTTCTGTGATGGAAGGCATGAAGTTTGGTGTCCCTATCATAGCCATGCCCATGCATCTAGATCAGCCGATTAATGCTAAATTGGTGGAGGCGGTCGGCGTGGGTAGGGAGGTTAAGAGAGACGAGAATAGAAAGCTTGAAAGAGAAGAGATAGCAAAGGTAATTAAAGAGGTGGTGGGGGAGAAGAATGGGGAGAATGTGAGGAGAAAAGCAAGAGAATTGAGTGAAACACTGAGGAAAAAAGGAGATGAAGAGATAGATGTGGTGGTGGAGGAGTTAAAGCAGCTTTGCAGCTACTAAAAATAGCGGTAACTCATACAGCAAGAGGAGGAATAAGACATGGAGTGTAAAAAGAACAAGAAGGCTGATATATACATACATGCCTTTCCAAATTTACCCATCTAGGAAAATAGCTAACGTGAATAATCAATCAATGTTTCAGTCAATCTCATTTTTGTTTACCAATTCAGATTACATGTATGCGTGCTTTGTGTGTTTAGCTACTGTTGACACACTACACAAACACACATCTAAATacatggaaaaaatatataaaaaaaaagggctttTGAATcttaaaatatcaagaaaataaggaaataatggTGGTTGGATTTTACAGAAACATCGTATGACAATTCGGAACAAATTATTGAGGAGACGAAAATATCAATCATATCAACACACATCtaaatacaaggaaaaaataTCATAGAGTTGCTTTTGACTCTCAAGATATCAAGAAAATACGGAAATATCAATCAAAACTCAAAACATTGAGAAAAAAACctttaaacaataataaaacaaacaatGATACACATAATGGGGTTGTTTTATTGAATATGGTTAAATTTATGACATTTGACAATAATATACATAATTTGAAAACTTGCATGCTCTAGTAGGAAGAAGACAACTGATCCATTGGGATCACAACTTTACATTtccctttccatttttcttgtagAAATCCCACTTGAACTTCTCAGCCAGGTTTTGAAGCAATCACACaaaacttctctctctctctctctctctctctctccttattTTCAGGATTTGGAAGGTGTCTCAGCACAAAACATTTCAATTGTTCCCAAAGCAAAGCTGCAGGGAAGCTAGAAGACCTAAGCCTTCAACCTACATGGAGGGTTTGGTGTGCTATCAGTTTGTGTCCAAGTTTGagtaagaaatttttttgactAGGACAGCAGCAATATTGACACTAAATCAATCACAGAAAGTAACAGAATCAACCAATTCAAGGGAATGAGACATTCCAAATTTCAGCAGTTCACTTCTGAATTGACTCATCTCAATTAACTAAACATACACATATACCATTCacatttcaaatttcttcactatcaaaactaaaatttcaaaaagaaaaaaaaaatcatcttctaCATTCCTCAACCTAACATtgacattgtcctcaatgttaaAAAGATAAAGCCCATGGAATGATAAAAGGGAAGGGGCTCCAGCTCCGAGTGGTAAGTAAGAAGTAATgctacaaaacaaaataagcaGACAACGAAAGACAAAAATATGTACATggaacagaaaaataaaaatagagaacaaattAAAGAAACTTCAGGAAGTGATTCGTCCCTAATTGCAGTCATGCCAATTGATTCTGGCTCAGACgagtgttatcaacaaaatttataaacctaaatcacctcacactagggtagcatagctaacatagtatagtagctctaggatcgttcatagggatgagttttcatcgtacagttgacattagtgaaggaaataaaatggtgctttttcttatgaaagttagcttttaaagaaaatggaatttatggttggaaagattgatttttaagttaagcaaaaacaataagtgaaattaactataaagaaaaggtctcttggagcttcAAGTCACTAGGATTGagttccttaggcaaagggggagattccggatcttcttctcgcgttggggataataacataaaggatggttatctcccgaaccggttttgtatttagcaattaagatttgatccaaaggtttCATTAGAAATGGTAATTGCTTCCCATCAATGGCTTCCAACACTAAAGACTTttaccttgaaccaccttccaatgctcgtaaatgataactaatagacatccatggatctagcaataagcatccatggaatccaaaaagcttaccaagtattggccattcaaggtgattctaagggatttaaagctaaaccttgaaataaaaaccattgatAGTTAACAACTATTGTCATTTATagcaaggacaactcccacctttgcattcaggtccttcacctaacttccatcactccaagaaacgtaaaacctagccactcatcccctgagaaatcatcctcagaggttgtttgactagaaagaaaagtgaaaacaaaatgagaaggaaaggcagagcaaaagctctgtatatttcttactacggtAATTTATAagtgttttatgaaaaacatCACATCCACCTCTCCCTCAGtctttccttttatatataagctacctaaaagatatttaaaaagatataaaagaaaatatctaggttgattacaaggagaaactaggaaattacacaaaatatttgaagataaaaatctaacagagttggtgcacaagaagatttcgcataccatgtGAAATTTCGTATGGTGTGCGAAATCCTTTGGTGCCTCAAGAGGTTTcacatggtgtgcgaaatttcgcacaaccATGCGAAACTGCTGTTTGTTGGACTTCTTCTtctgattttcttccttgcatcctgATTGGCATGGCAAAGGGCtaagaagtgctccaaagcttggatttttcatgtatttgagctttaacttgcattgccattgATTtgagctaccaaaaacaccaaaacttgtcaaaaactgattagtaaccttgctaggttccttaatgtgccaattgagttaaaaggtattattaactactactcaaaagtgtttaaaacagttagtttcaagttacaaaaagagtactttttgagtagtaatcaggttATTCAATGATATGAGAAGTGAGAACATAGACAGACAAGGTGCCTCCATACTATAAAATTCTTCCACTGATGAAGTTTCAAGCAGCAGCTAATGAAGTGAaggtttcttttttaatcagC
This DNA window, taken from Vitis riparia cultivar Riparia Gloire de Montpellier isolate 1030 chromosome 13, EGFV_Vit.rip_1.0, whole genome shotgun sequence, encodes the following:
- the LOC117928287 gene encoding UDP-glucosyltransferase 29-like, which produces MDARQSDGISVLMFPWLAHGHISPFLQLAKKLSKRNFSIYFCSTPVNLDPIRGKLSESYSLSIQLVELRLPSLPELPPHYHTTNGLPPHLMPTLKMAFDMASPNFSNILKTLHPDLLIYDFLQPWAPAAASSLNIPAVQFLSTGATLQSFLAHRHRKPGIEFPFQEIHLPDYEIGRLNRFLEPSAGRISDRDRANQCLERSSKFSLIKSFREIEAKYLDYVSDLTKKKMVTVGPLLQGPEDEDEATDIVEWLNKKCEASAVFVSFGSEYFVSKEEMEEIAHGLEHSNVDFIWVVRFPMGEKIRLEDALPQGFLHRLGDRGMVVEGWAPQRKILGHSSIAGFVSHCGWSSVMEGMKFGVPIIAMPMHLDQPINAKLVEAVGVGREVKRDENRKLEREEIAKVIKEVVGEKNGENVRRKARELSETLRKKGDEEIDVVVEELKQLCSY